Proteins from one Xenopus tropicalis strain Nigerian chromosome 1, UCB_Xtro_10.0, whole genome shotgun sequence genomic window:
- the rbm19 gene encoding probable RNA-binding protein 19 — MSRLIVKNLPNGIKEDRFRELFAAFGTLTDCSLKYTKDGKFRKFGFIGFVSEEEAKAALGHFNKSFIDTSRVSVEFCKSFGDPDKPKAWSKHSQKNAKDSEKEKDLKQTPTESVNSKNSKKKKTALEELEKEDDFKEFLSVHQNRTKTSTWDNDTHAAVEKKQKSQSQDDYLNFDSDSEEENSENELGSDDSSSESTEKLALQSEISDMDYLKSKVVPDPCPTLSEERVEEEAKEESSEDDEAVAHPLSTEKREQQDYKKSKEIKKKKSAVQNEPTTSYTVKLRGAPFNVTEQNVREFLVPLKPVAIRIARNTYGNKTGYVFVDLNSEEEVQKALKRNKDYMGGRYIEVFRDNYTKSPSVPQKTQSRPWEQRDKQEELQEDVSESGRLFVRNLPYTCNEDDLEKLFSKYGPISEIHFPIDSLTKKPKGFAFVTFLITEHAVKAYAEVDGQIFQGRMLHVLPSAAKKDEVNESEGEASGYKKQKALKDKASSSSSHNWNTLFMGTSSVAEVIAQKYNTSKSQVLDDEGKGSLAVRVALGETQLVQDVRRFLIENGVSLDSFSQAAGPRSKTVILAKNLPAGTKAAELHELFARFGDMGRVLLPEGGISAIVEFLEPTEAKRAFYKLAYTKFHHVPLYLEWAPVNVFTCPPPQKKVEQTNQVTSEEQEADTADTKEEVKEMEVEDQEEDEEEALPGCTLFIKNLNFSTSEETLKEIFSKVGAVKSCSISKKKDKSGSLLPMGFGFVEYTKPEQAQKALRQLQKCTVDGHQVEIKLSERAIRAATSTERKKQNSKKQQSSKILVRNVPFQATVREIRELFSTFGELKTVRLPKKMAGTGSHRGFGFVDFVTKQDAKRAFSALCHSTHLYGRRLVLEWAETEDSVETLRRKTAEHYHGSPKKKKKVNDLMDNFMESLDKDNEDE, encoded by the exons ATGTCTCGGCTGATTGTGAAAAATCTCCCTAACGGG ATAAAAGAAGATCGCTTCAGAGAGCTTTTTGCTGCATTTGGCACTCTCACAGACTGCAGCCTAAAATATACAAAGGATGGCAAGTTTCGAAAGTTTGGATTTATTGGTTTTGTTTCAGAAGAGGAAGCCAAAGCAGCGCTAGGTCATTTCAACAAGAGCTTCATTGATACATCCCGTGTCTCT GTGGAATTTTGTAAATCATTTGGGGATCCAGATAAGCCCAAAGCTTGGAGCAAACATTCCCAAAAAAATGCTAAAGATTCCGAGAAGGAAAAAGACTTAAAGCAGACACCTACTGAATCTGTTAACtccaaaaat tcaaaaaagaagaaaactgcCCTGGAAGAA CTGGAAAAGGAAGATGACTTCAAGGAGTTCCTCTCAGTGCACCAAAACAGAACAAAGACATCTACTTGGGACAATGACACCCATGCAGCAgtagaaaagaaacagaaaagtcAGTCACAAGATGATTACCTGAATTTTGATTCTGATTCTGAGGAGGAAAACAGTGAGAATGAGTTGGGAAGTGATGATAGCAGTTCAGAATCCACAG AAAAGCTTGCTTTGCAGTCAGAGATTTCAGATATGGACTACCTCAAATCTAAGGTAGTGCCAGATCCCTGCCCTACCTTATCTGAAGAAAGAGTGGAGGAAGAGGCTAAGGAAGAGTCTTCAGAGGATGATGAAGCGGTTGCTCATCCACTATCTACAGAAAAGCGTGAGCAACAGGACTACAAGAAGAGCAAAGAAATTAAGAAAAAG AAATCAGCTGTACAGAACGAGCCTACAACTTCGTATACTGTCAAACTCAGGGGTGCGCCCTTCAATGTCACTGAG CAAAATGTGAGAGAGTTCCTTGTGCCACTGAAACCAGTGGCCATCCGAATAGCGCGTAACACTTATGGAAACAAGACTG GTTATGTCTTTGTTGACTTGAACAGTGAAGAGGAGGTGCAGAAAGCGCTAAAGAGGAACAAAGACTATATGG GTGGCCGCTATATTGAAGTGTTCCGTGACAACTACACAAAAAGTCCCAGTGTCCCACAAAAGACCCAGAGCAGACCTTGGGAACAACGTGACAAACAGGAAGAGCTTCAGGAAGATGTGTCAGAGTCTGGCAGGCTCTTTGTACGAAACCTGCCATACACTTGCAACGAGGATGATCTAGAGAAACTCTTTTCCAAATATG GTCCTATCTCTGAAATCCATTTTCCTATTGACAGCCTTACCAAGAAGCCCAAGGGTTTTGCTTTTGTTACTTTCCTCATCACAGAACATGCAGTAAAGGCATATGCAGAAGTGGATGGACAGATTTTCCAG GGTAGGATGCTGCATGTTTTGCCATCTGCTGCAAAAAAGGATGAAGTGAATGAGTCAGAAGGAGAAGCATCTGGGTACAAGAAGCAAAAGGCCTTAAAGGATAAAGCCAGCAGTTCCAG TTCTCACAACTGGAACACACTATTTATGGGGACCAGCTCTGTAGCTGAAGTCATTGCTCAGAAGTACAACACCAGCAAGAGTCAAGTGCTTGATGAT GAGGGGAAAGGCAGCCTTGCAGTTCGGGTAGCACTAGGAGAGACTCAGCTGGTACAGGATGTACGTCGCTTTCTCATAGAGAATGGAGTCAGCCTTGATTCTTTCAGCCAG GCTGCAGGACCACGGAGTAAAACAGTGATCTTGGCAAAGAACCTTCCAGCAGGCACTAAGGCTGCAGAACTGCATGAGCTGTTTGCACGGTTTGGAGATATGGGGAGAGTGCTGTTGCCAGAAGGTGGCATAAGTGCCATTGTGGAGTTTCTAGAACCCACAGAGGCCAAGCGTGCTTTCTACAAACTGGCCTACACAAAG TTTCATCATGTACCTCTGTACCTGGAGTGGGCTCCAGTGAATGTTTTTACCTGTCCTCCTCCACAAAAGAAAGTTGAACAGACTAATCAAGTAACTTCAGAGGAGCAGGAGGCAG ATACCGCAGACACCAAAGAAGAGGTGAAAGAAATGGAAGTTGAGGATCaggaagaagatgaagaagaggcACTTCCTGGTtgcactttatttattaaaaatttaaattttagcACCAGTGAGGAAACCCTTAAAGAA ATCTTCTCTAAAGTTGGAGCTGTGAAGAGCTGCAGTATTTCTAAAAAGAAGGACAAATCAG GTTCTCTTTTGCCTATGGGCTTTGGATTTGTGGAGTACACAAAACCAGAGCAAGCACAGAAAGCTCTCCGGCAACTTCAG AAATGCACGGTGGATGGGCATCAGGTGGAAATCAAACTGTCAGAGAGGGCAATCAG AGCAGCAACTTCAACGGAACGCAAAAAACAGAACTCTAAGAAACAGCAGAGCTCAAAAATTCTTGTGCGCAATGTCCCCTTCCAAGCAACGGTTCGTGAAATACGTGAGCTGTTCAG CACATTTGGAGAATTGAAGACCGTCCGTCTGCCTAAGAAAATGGCTGGCACAGGGAGTCACCGTGGATTTGGCTTTGTGGATTTTGTCACCAAACAAGATGCAAAG AGAGCTTTTAGTGCCCTGTGTCACAGCACCCATCTTTACGGGCGCAGGCTTGTTCTGGAGTGGGCAGAAACAGAGGATAGTGTGGAGACTTTGCGGAGGAAAACTGCTGAACATTATCATG GATCtccaaagaaaaagaagaaggtgAATGACTTGATGGACAATTTCATGGAAAGCCTGGATAAGGACAATGAGGACGAATAG